A window of Gloeomargarita sp. SKYB120 contains these coding sequences:
- a CDS encoding DevA family ABC transporter ATP-binding protein, with translation MTAAPVLAPLTVPATATEPSEPVVAIAHLEHAYGEGELRKQILFDINLTIREGEIVLLTGPSGSGKTTLLTLIGCLRSVQKGSLKVFGQELNGASKATLTQLRRRIGFIFQAHNLLQFLTARQNVQMALELHPHIPPAKAKAMAEAMLAQVGLADKCDSYPHDLSGGQKQRVAIARALVAHPRLILADEPTASLDSKSGREVVDLLQRLAKEQGAAILLVTHDHRILDIADRIVHLEDGCLVQDRLC, from the coding sequence ATGACGGCAGCCCCTGTTCTCGCACCGCTTACCGTACCGGCAACCGCTACCGAACCGAGCGAACCGGTTGTGGCGATTGCCCATTTGGAACACGCTTACGGGGAAGGGGAGTTGCGCAAGCAAATTCTCTTTGACATCAATCTCACGATCCGGGAAGGGGAAATCGTCCTACTGACGGGGCCGTCGGGGTCAGGGAAAACTACCTTGTTGACCTTGATTGGCTGTTTGCGGTCGGTACAAAAAGGGAGTCTCAAGGTGTTTGGGCAGGAGCTAAATGGCGCGAGTAAGGCCACCCTGACCCAGTTGCGGCGGCGGATTGGCTTTATCTTTCAGGCACACAACCTGCTGCAATTTCTCACCGCCCGCCAGAATGTGCAAATGGCACTGGAATTGCATCCCCATATCCCGCCGGCGAAAGCCAAAGCCATGGCCGAAGCGATGCTGGCGCAAGTGGGTCTGGCTGACAAGTGCGACAGCTACCCCCACGATCTCTCTGGCGGTCAAAAGCAACGGGTAGCGATAGCGCGAGCGTTGGTGGCCCATCCCCGGCTGATCCTGGCCGACGAACCCACCGCCTCCCTTGACAGCAAAAGCGGGCGGGAAGTGGTGGACCTGTTGCAGCGTCTAGCCAAGGAACAGGGCGCTGCGATTTTGCTGGTTACGCACG